CCTTTACACCAGTGGAAGAGAAGCTGGTAAGAAGCCTGCTGCAGTGGAATAAAGCACAGTGTTTTTTCCAGGCAGACCGTTATTATTTTGATGACGAAAGACAGGAGGCCGGAAAATTCCTGAGAAACCACAAAACGTGGAAAGAATTTGATGACAACAGAGCTTTTCAGTGGATAGAAGATGATTTTAATCAGCCTAAAAATATAAAGGTCTATGAAGTTTCCGGAAATGTGACGCAGACCAAAGTATTACCGGAAATATTTAACGAAATTGAAAATAAAACTTTTTCCAATACGGCAGTAGTTTTGCTGGATGAAAACCTTCTTCCGGCAAGTTTAGATGTGATGTATGGTGTTGAAAACCTGAATATTACAATGGGGTTTCCCCTGAAGAATCTTTCTTTTTCAAATGCAGTAAAACAATTGTTTTATCTTCAGAAACAGCTGGAAAAAAATAAATCTTCCTATTATTACAGAGATATTTTTCCTATCCTTGAAGAACTTCCGAAATCAGCTGAAGATGAGTTGATTATCAGTAATTTCCGGACAAAAATAGAGGAGAGGAATATTGTTTATATATCAAAAAAGCTTCTGGAGGAACTTCTCGGCGGGCTTTCCTATTATAAGCTTCTAAAAAAGGCCGATGATACCAATATTTATCTGGATATGCTTATTGCGTTCTGCCGTGATATAAAATGGCTTGAAATAGATGATATCCAGTATGAAAACGTTTCTCATTTTGAAAATGCATTCAGAATCATTAAAAACCAGCTGAGTCCTTATGATTTTGAGATCAAAATGGAAACCCTGGAAATCCTGATCAACCAGCATGTGAATTCTGAAAGTATAGATTTTCAGGGGGAACCACTCCGGGGTCTGCAAATCATGGGGCTTCTGGAAACCCGTCTGCTGAATTTTGAAAATGTCATTATGCTTTCAGTGAATGAAGGAAAGCTTCCTTTGGGAAATTCCCAGAATACCTATATTCCGTTTGATATCAGAAGATACTTTGATCTTCATACATTCCTGGAAAATGACAGCATTTATGCCTATCACTTTTACAGACTGATTCAGGATTCTCAAAATGTCCATCTGTTGTACAATGCCCTCAGTTCAGGAGTGAATACCGGAGAAAAGAGCCGCTTTATTACCCAGATCGAAATGGAGAGTTCTCATCAGATAGAACATCTTATTATTGAAAACTCATCCGAGCCGATTGCTTCGCAGCCGATAGAAATTCCGAAGACTGAGATCGTAATGGAAAGACTTGAAAAATGGAAAGAGAAAGTCTCTGCTTCACATCTTACCAGCTACCTTTACAATCCGATTGATTTTTATCTTTCCAAGATTTTAAGGACCTCCGAGGCGGACGAGATAGAAGAAGAATTGTCTGTTAAAAATTATGGAAACCTAGTGCATTATTCACTTCAAGAAGTATATGAATTGCTTAAAGGTAAGGTTTTAAAAGAAAAGGATTTACAGAATTCAATTAAAGGTATAGATGAGTATATTAATATAGCTATTGAAAAGCTTAAGCACCAGCCTGAATTCTATGAAAAAGGAATGAATTATATTCACAGGGCTATTGCTAAAAAAGTGATTGAAAATGTTCTTAACCATGATCTTGAACTGGTGAGAAACGGGAATACGCTGGAGATTTTAGACATTGAAAAGAGGTTTGAAAATGTAGATTTTTATCTTGATGGGAATGATAAAATTTCATTCTTAGGATTTATTGACAGAATAGACCGCCTGAACGGGACCTTAAGAATTATCGATTATAAAACCGCAAAAATTAAAAACCTGACGGTAAAAATTGATGAAAATAATATAACTGATTATTTCCACAACAGTGAAAGAAAACAGGCACTGCAGCTGTGTATTTACCATTATGTAGTACAAAACCTTCCCGAGTTCTGGGGGCTTCCTATTGAAACAGGAATATGGAGCTTTGCAGAAGCCAAGAAAGGTGTGGTTTCGCTGCAGTTTGATAAAGGAAATATTGATGATGCCATGCAGTCCGTGAAAAACCTTATCCTGGAAATTCTGAATCCTGATCTTAGTTTTATTGAAAATATCAAGCCTTATTCCAATTAAAATGCACCTCATTGCTGAAGTGCACTCAATTGAAATGAAGAATATATTATTGAAGTCAGCTTATAGTTTTACTTTTTTACTCACTGTTTTTCCGTCAGTACCAACCATCTGGACCACATAAATCCCCGGTTCCAAACTTTTAGATTCAAATTCTGGCTTATTGATTTCCTCGTGAAGAATCAATGCACCGGAAATACTGTAGATGCTGATGCTTTTAATACCGTTATCTGCTTTCGCTAAGATCTGGCGGTTTTGTGTAAATATTTCAGATTTACTAGCTAATGAGTGGCCTGTCAGCGATTTCTTGAACTGCAGATTATAAAATGGAGTAACGATTTCAAAGGTATTACTTTGATTATCAATATCTTTTATGTCAATTCCTCCGTTGGATGCATATTGTTCCTGAGATACAGTTTTTAGCAGGTTTTTATTTTCATCAAAAATATTGACAGCAATCAGTTCATCCTGTGGAAGCTTCAGTTTTAGAACACCATTTATTTCAGACTGTATAATCTCATTCTCTGGAACTTCTATCGGCGTATTTTTAATATAAGGAATCATTTTATCATTATTATTTTCCTGTACTTTCAAAAGATAGACACCGTCTTTTAAGGTTGATAAGCTCCTTTCTGTTCCTGATTTACTTACTGCTTTCTCCTGATTGAAGTCGGTAATTGCAATCAGTTGCATATTGCCCAGATCCGGTTTTAATTGAGAAGAATAAAGCGGATTAATTTCAGAAAGGCTTTTTCCTCCTTGTTGTTTTGAAGTTAGTATTGCCCACTGGTTCAAAAGACCGCCGCTTCTAAGAGTGTTAAATTTTGCATTAGAAGCAAGAGTAAATGGAAGAATTCCTCCTACATGTCCTAAAGGTCCCCAGAATAATGATTCCAGCTTATATTTGTTCAGATCCCACCACGCATAATAACCCCGTTGTACATCAATGGTTTTAGTAGTGTTTTCAGGTGGTATAGCCAGGTCCACTGAAGAATGCCCTAAAGTCATTGGTGTTTTGTTGTACCAATCATATACATCCTTAGGCTTCATACATCGTCTGAGATTATTATTAGGATTATTAGTGACGTCATTAACAAAATTCTGGGTGAAAAGATTTCTCCAGATCACGGGTCCCCAAAGAAGACCTCCATTATCCTGAATTACATGATAATTATATTTATCCAGGTATTCGGGTGAAATAACTTCCGAAATGCTGGTATTGTAGGTTTTATAGCCTGTATTGTTACAGGTATGCAGAACATTAGCCAGGAAAGAGGTGAACGGATAAAAATCCTTTTCCAGAACCCCTTTGTTCAAAGTTACTCCTGAAAAATCATAAGGTCCGTCTCCCAGATAAGCATATTTGAATTTCAGATTGGTGGGGTTGGAGGTATTGAGACTTTTTAAAGTTGACATGGCGGCGTGGGCACCTTGCGAATAGCCTGCCAGGAAATATTCATCGTAACGTTTTATGCCTTGCTGAGCCAGGACTTTATTGGCTGCTGTTACAAAGTCTATGGTGGCACCGGCTTCTGTAGCAGCATCTACGTAAGGGTGAACCCCGTCTCCGCTTCCCATTCCTACATAATCGGGAGCCATCAGAATGTAACCATTGAGCACATATGAAAGTTCCACTACAAATCCGGCGGTTAAAGCTCCTTTAAAGTTGGAAGGTACATTATCTCTGCTATCCGTAGTTCCGTGGTCAGATACTACAGTAGAAAGCTTGAAATTAAGGTTGGGATACATCAGTAATCCTGTGGCTTTTACTAAGACATTCTTTTCGTTTTTAGTGTAATAAGTAATTTTATAGCCTTTAAGACCCACATTGAACCCGTTAAGATAGCTAACGAAATCCGGAGCATTCTGGTCACCAAGACTGTTGGCGATGAAACTAACAACGCCCTGTGGGGTTAAATCCAGTTTTTGTTCAACATTTACAAGATCTCCTGCCTGTTGGGCAAAAAAGAACGGAGCGGTAAAACTTAATAAAAGTGTAGATAATTTTTTCATATTAATATTTTTTGATGTTATTAAATTAAATATTTATAATAAAGTTTCAATAATATTAATGCATTAATAATTATTCATTGAATATAAGTTCCCTGCAAAGTGACTAAAACAAGGAGTCCGGCCATTCGGCCGGACTCCTCTTCAGTATATTTTAAACTTTTATTTAAAAAGCGTTGATTCCTGTTATATCTAAACCGGTGATCAGTAAATGAACATCATGTGTACCTTCATATGTTATTACAGATTCAAGATTGGCTGCATGTCTCATCATTGGGAATTCTCCCATAATTCCCATACCGCCAAGGATCTGTCTAGACTCTCTTGCAATATCAATAGCCATTTTCACATTGTTACGTTTCGCCATTGAGATCTGTGCAGGGCTTGCCTTATGGTCATTTTTAAGGTTTCCTAACTGAAGACATAGCAATTGTGCCTTTGTGATTTCCGTTAAGAATTCAGCTAATTTCTTTTGCTGAAGCTGGAAAGAACCGATCGGCTTGCCAAACTGTTTTCTTTCTTTAGAATATTGAACAGCTGTACAGTAGCAGTCAATTGCTGCACCAATTACGCCCCATGATATTCCGTATCTTGCTGAATTCAGACAAGATAATGGCCCTTTTAATCCGGTTGCTCCCGGAAGTAGATTTTCTTTAGGAACTTTTACATTATTAAATACCAGTTCTCCGGGTTTTGGAAGCCCTCAAACTCCATTTATTATGAGTTTCCGGCGTGGTAAAGCCTTCCATACCTCTTTCAACGATCAGTCCCTGTATTTTTCCTTCTTCATTTTTTGCCCAAACTACAGCAATATCGCATAATGGAGAGTTTGTGATCCACATTTTAGCACCATTCAGTAGGTAATGATCACCCATATCTTTGAAATAAGTTTCCATAGAACTTGGATCAGAGCCGTGGTTAGGCTCAGTCAGTCCGAAAGAACCGATCATTTCTCCTGCAGCAAGATGGGGAAGGTATTTTTTCTTTTGCTCCTCGGAACCGAATTCATTAATTGGGAACATTACCAGTGAGCTCTGTACCGAAGCAGCAGAACGTACTGCAGAATCTCCTCTTTCCAATTCCTGCATAATCAAACCGTAAGAAATCTGATCTAAACCTGAACCGCCATATTCAACAGGAATGTATGGACCTAAAGCTCCAATTTTTCCCAATTCTCTCATCAAGCCCGGAATATCTGTATGATTTTGTGCGGCCTGATCGATCTGCGGCATTACAAAACTTTCCACCCAATCTCTTACCGATTGACGGATCAGTTTGTGTTCTTCAGTAAGTAAAGCATCAATTCCGTAGTAGTCTGGAATGCTTGTAAGAGGATAATATGACATGATTTTTTTGATTTGTTTAAAAGTAATACTTTTCGTGTGGTTGGAAAAATTTTTTTGTAAATCTTTATTACCTATGATTCTCAATAGGATAAATAAGATTGGGAGAGTTTTGATAAAAATACAGCCTCCTAAGATTCCTCGTCATTAGAGATAGGATACTGATTGGCAGAATTATGTACCTTAGTTTTGAACTTATACAGATATGGAGCTTTGTTCGCAGATCCATCATATAGTTTCTCCAGTCTGTCCAGAATATTTAAGCTTAATATTTTACGCTGGAAATTATTTCTCCTGAATTTCTGACCTAAAATAGTCTCATAAAGTGACTGTAAATCTTTCATGGTAAATTTTTCAGGAAGAAGATTGCTGGCAGCCACTTCCGTATTAATATTCATACGAAGATATTCAAGGCCTGTTTCTATGACCCTGTCGTGATCGAAAGCCATTTTAGGCAGATTATTTACCTCAAACCATTCACAGCTTTCATTAAAAGCGTCCGGAAAAGTATTGGCAATTGAAAAATCGATCAGGCTGCAGTAGCCTACAGTAATGAATCTCTGGAAGATCCAGTGATCTTTGGGAACCTCAATTCCTTTATTATTGAGAAGAATCTGGTGGACATTATTCTCCGTACGGTCTATTCTTCCAAAAGTGTGGAACTGCTTTAGGAAAAGATCCTGAAGATGGGTTCTTTCATATAAAACTCTGGCAGCGGCTTCACGGAGATCTTCATCGTTAAAAACAAATCCACCTGGGAGCGACCACAGATCCAGATCATGATATTTTAAAAGCAAAACCTTCAAAATATTATTGTGAAAACCAAATATCGTGCAGTCAACAGATACATGCGCTACAAAATCTTTTGTATCAATAAGTTCCTGAAGGGTTTCTTTGTTTTTTGTGTCTTTGATTTTCATGGGAGTAAAAATAAAATTATTTTCTATATTTTCTTTCCTGCAAGCCTAAAATATATTAAACTCACTGTAAAAAGCACAGAAACAGCCAGTAATATGTACAGCGGATAATAGTTTAGGAGTTGTTTTCCAAACAAAACAGACATAATAATAGAACTGACAGAGCTGCCTAGAGACGAAAAAATCACAATTAGGGAAGTAAACAGGTTGATTTTTTCTTTGTCAACCTTTGCAATCATTTTTGAATTGATGACAGGGTAGAGCGGTGAAAGGAAGAGTCCGATTACCGGGAATAAAAACAAGATTACGGTAGAATTTACAGAATCAAAATACTGGATTCCTAAAATAATCAAAAGGATTAGAATAATTAAAGAGATGCATAAAATATAGTATCTGGATAATGAAAATCTTTGGATGATATTCGCCGTTACTGTTCTTCCGGCATAAGAAAAAAGAGCGAGAAAAGAAGTAGCCTGTAAAGCAAAGAATGAATTGACATTCAGGTGATTTTTATAAAAAGAAGGTAACCATGAATTAAACCCTTGTTCCACAAAAACGATGAAGAAAACCACAGCAAGGAATAGTATGGTAGCCGGTTTGGCAAATGCTGAAAGTTCCGAAATAAGACTCTTGCTTTCAGATTTTTTGGCTTCTGAAATATCTAGCTTTAAGAATAAAAATATAGTAATTGCGCAAAGTATGGATATGGAAAGAAAACCAAATTTCCAAAATTCCGAATAACGGCTCGAGATTAACCATCCAAAGCCTGTATTGACCACAAAGATTCCCACCATGAATGTTGCTTCTACACTATTCATCATCTTCGCAAGGGACTTTTCATCTGAAATATTATTCCTGATAATCCCAAAAACACAGATTTTTCCGACCGCAAAACAAGTCCCGATAATTGCAAACCAGACCTTGTAAAACCAAAAATCTTCTATAAACGGAAGCAGACACGAACAGATACCGACAATAACCAGCGCAGAAATCAAAGCTTTTTTAGTGCCGGTTTTACTGATGAAATTCACTGCGAAAAGTGAAATAAAAGCGATTGGAAGATCCTTGAATGATTCTAAAAGACCCAACTTTTCGTAGGTGATCTTTGCTTCCGAAAGTTGAAGAATTACAATACCCATGCAGTTCAAGACCATTGAAAAGATAAGAAAGGTCAGTTTTAAGGGAAGAGAGATTTGGGAAAGCTTAGCCGTCATTTTGGGGATTTTTTTGTTAATGTTTTTGGCAGTATTTTATGAATTATGAAATAAATATAGGGCTTTAAACCCCCAAAAATAAACGAAAAATTAAAATAATTATGAATAGAATGTTAATTATTTAAAAAAAAATATATTTTTATTGTCTCAATTTGAGAATTAAAAAAATAACTGTATATGAATCTAAGAATATCAAGAAGTCTGGGATTGGTTGCCGTGCTGTATTTTACAGCCAATTTCAGTGCGCAGACTACTACGGTAAACGATACCGTTCCGAAAGAGAATAAAATAGAGGAGGTGGTAATGATTGGTTACGGCAGCCAGAAAAAAAGCAATGTGACAGGAGCTATTTCCAGCGTTAAAGCAAAGGATATTGAAAATGTGCCGGCTGGAAGACCCGAGCAGGTTCTTCAAGGAAGGGCAGCAGGTGTCACAGTGATTTCAAATTCGGGACAGCCCGGTTCAAAAGCTACCATCCGTGTCCGTGGTATTACCAGTTTTGGAGCAGGAAGTAACGACCCTCTATGGGTAGTGGATGGAATTGTAGTTGACAACATTGGATGGCTGAATCAGTCTGATATTGAAGGGATGGAAATTCTTAAGGATGGAGCCTCTGCTGCTATCTACGGAGTTTCTGCAGCAAAAGGAGTGGTTCTGATTACAACTAAAAAAGGGGTAAAAGGACGTCTTAATGTTTCTTATAACGGATTTCTAGGTGTTGGAAGTGCCTCTAAAAAACTCGACTTACTCAATGCAGCTCAATATGCAACAATTATTAATGAAGCCAACGTAAACGACGGACGTAATCCTGTTTTCGCCAATCCTTCAGGTTATGGGCAAGGAACAGATTGGCAAAAAGAAATATTTAATTCGGCGCAGCGTACCTCTCACGAGTTCAGCATCAGCGGAGGGAATGATAAATCTACTTATTACTCTTCATTTGGTTACTATGATCAGGAAGGTATAGTAATGAGAGATATTTCTTATTATAAAAGACTGAATGCAAGACTGAATTCAAATCATAAAATATTTGATTTTTTAACGGTAGGGCAGACCTTCGCTTATACACATACGAAATCCCAGGGGATTAATGAAAATGGAGAATTTGGAGGCCCACTAAGTTCGGCTATAAATATGGATCCGCTTACGCCTGTAGTAGTCACTGATCCTGCTATGCTTGCTACAAATCCATATAACAATCCCGATATTATGGGATCACTTGTACGGGATGAAAATGGAAATCCATATGGAATTTCAAGTCGTGTAAACAAAGAAATGTCTAACCCAATTGCGTTTAAAAAAACACAGATGGGAAGATACAAATGGAGTGATGATATGGTAGCAAATGTATTTGCTGAATTAAAATTCAACAAAAACTTCACTTTTAAGTCAAGTATGAATGGGAAATTATCCTATTGGGGTGAACAGGCTTTTACCCCTAAATATTATTTAGGACCTGCCAATAAGACTGATTTTAATAATTTATTCAGACAGACCGATAAAAAATTTGAATGGAGTACAGAAAATACGCTTACTTATCAGAATAAGTTTGGGGAGCATAACTTAAACGTATTGCTAGGGCAGGGATATTATGAGTACAATATCTCTTCGGGTCAGAATACAACGTATAAGAATCTTCCTACCAACAACTGGGAAGATGCATCATTTAACTTTGAGATTCCTCAAACAGACAGGTTGACCAACGCTTGGGACGGAAAAGAAACCCATAAAACTTCTTATTTCGCAAGGGTTGTATATGACTATAACAATAAATATCTATTTACAGGAACAATACGAAGAGACGGGTCCTCAAAATTTGCCAGAGATTATCACTGGGGAAATTTCCCGGCAATGTCTTTGGGGTGGAATTTATCCAACGAGAGCTTCTGGCCTGAAAATAAAGTTGTCAACAGCTTCAAGCTAAGGGGTGGATACGGAATTTTGGGGAATGATGCTATTGATGATTTTCAGTTTGCCAATTTCTTGTCTCCAGGAAGCAACTATACCTTTGGTGATAATATTATTCATATCGGATATGCACCAAGTACATTAGAGAACCCTGAACTGAGATGGGAAAAGACATCGCAAATCAATATAGCAGCTGATATCAAGCTTTTTAGAAATTTTGATTTATCTGTGGATGTTTACAGAAAGAAAAGTACAGATATCTTAAGAAGAATTGAACTTCCCGGTTATTTGGGGCTTGTAAAAGATCCATGGAGAAATATTGGTGATATGAACAATGATGGGATAGAAGTTACTTTAGGATATAAAAAGTCCTGGGGGGATTTCGGATTTTCTGCTAATGGAAACTTCAGTTACCTTAAAAATGAAATTACCAGACTGGAAGGAGACAAGTTATATGTGCCCTTTGCATCGTTCCAGTCAATGGGTGCTGTTTCAAGGCTGCAGGTGGGATCTTCCTATGGAGCATTCTATGGATTTCAGAATTTAGGTGTTTTCCAGAATCAGGCAGAAGTTAATGCTTACAAAGATGGTAGCGGAAACCTGATCCAGCCTAATGCAAAACCAGGAGACTTCAAAAGGCTGGATGCTAACGGAGACGGGAAGATCGATGAGAATGATTATGTAAACCTTGGAAATTCAGTTCCGAAATACACTTTTGGTCTTACTCTAAATATGAATTACAAAAACTTTGATGTAATGATATTTGCACAAGGTCAAGCAGGAAACAAAATTTTCCAAGGGTTAAGAAGACTTGATATTCAGGATGCCAATTACCAGACAACAATCCTGGACAGATGGACTGGAGAAGGGACATCAAATATGGTAGCAAGAGTCACTCAGGATGATCCTAACCAGAATTATACAAGAATGTCTAATTACTACCTTCAAAAGGGTGATTATCTTCGTCTTAAATTGGTACAGGTGGGTTATACACTTCCGGTAGAAGTTGCAAAAACCATTGGAGCAAATAAAATAAGATTCTATGTTACAGGTGAGAATCTTGTAACATTTACAAAATACACAGGCTATGATCCGGAAATTGCCGGAAATGATACATTTGGTGTGGATAGAGCATATTATCCGCAAGCAAGAACATTCCTTTTTGGTGCTAACGTTCAATTTTAATTAAGAAAAATGAAAAACAAAAGACTTATCTATAAAAGCATATCTGTTTTAATGCTTACCGGAATGAGTTTCGGGGCTGTTTCCTGTAACGACAGTAATCTTGAAGATGTAAAAAATACAGGGACATTCGATACAGACAATTATTTTAAAAATGAAGAGCAGTCTTTCAGCGGTCTTATTGCTGTTTACGATATGCTTAGGAAATATTCAGGTGGATTTGAGAATGAAGTGACCTTTTTCAACGCTGCATCAGATGACTTTTATTCTGGTGGAGGGAGCTCTACAGATGGAGCAGGAATCCAGGGATTCTCAAATTATACGATTAATGCCGTAATCATGCCTCCAAGCTACTGGAAAGATTATTATCAGGGAATTGCAAAAGCTAACCTTTTATTAGAAAGAATTCCAAATGCTGATATGGATGATCAGAAAAGAAAAAGATTTATTGCAGAAGCTAAAGTTCTAAGATCCCTATATTACTTTGAGCTCGTAAGGATATTTGGGAACATACCAATGATATTAAAGCCCATCCAGTTTAATGATGATTATTATAATATTAAACAGGAAGATCCTAAAGTAATATATAACCAGATAGAAACTGATATTCTAGCTTCTATAAATGATTTACCTGTCTCCATTCCCTCAGGAAATAAAGCGGAAACAGGAAGAATTACGCAAGGTTCGGCAAGAGCTATTTTAGGAAAAATCTATCTTTATGACAAAAAAAATGCTTTAGCAGCAGAGCAGTTGCAGATGGTCAACGGGATTCCAGGACAGGCCAATCAGTACGGATATCAACTGGTTCAGAATTTTGCAGATTTATGGAAAGTAAGCAATAAATTTACAACAGAATCTATTCTTGAAGTAATGCATACGAATACAGGTAATTCTGTGTGGGATTTTTGGGGACAAGGTAAAGATGAGGGAAATTCAATTAACGTAATGTTGGGAATTATATCATACGGACGTAATACCAATATACCTAACAACGATGCACCAAGTATCTATTCGGGTTGGGGCTTCAATCCGGTAACGGATGATCTCTTTAATTTTATGCAGAACGACCCACGACTTGATGCCACCATCTTCAATGCTAAAAAATTAAAGGCAGAAAATAAGATTGTATATTCTCCGGGCTATAAAGATTCTGGATATTTCCTCAATAAATACCTTCCGAGAACAAGTGATGTGACAACCGGTGGAGGTAATGCTGAGTTGAACTTTCAGCAAAACTATATTGCTATAAGACTGGCAGACACCTACCTGATGGAAGCTGAGGCATTGGGAGGCTCAGGGGCAAGAGCCCAGGTCTTGTTGGATGCAGTAAGATCTAGAGTAGGATTGTCATCTATCCCTGCTACATTACAGGCTGTTAAAGATGAAAGAAGAAGAGAACTTGCAGGAGAAGGACACAGGTGGTTTGACCTTGTCAGATGGGGTGATGCTCCTGCGAAACTGGCAACAAGAGGATTTAAATCCGGTAAGAATGAAGTTCTTCCAATTCCGTTTAACGAACTGACAAATACAGCTTTAAAGCAAAACCCAGGCTACTAAACATGAAGTTTCACAGTTTATATAGTTTCTTTTTTAAAGGTACCGCGCTGCTTTGCGGCGTGGTACTTTTTTCCTTTATCATGCACATCCGTTGGGGCAGGTAAAGAAAGTGATGTTCAATCATGGCTTACCAAAGGCAATGAAAGTATAAAATTACAGCAGCAGACTCCTGTCAGATTTGTGGAGAACGCCAATAACTGGCAGAATATTGAAATTGATGCTACTCAGAAGTTTCAATATGTTGACGGTTTTGGATATACCCTTACAGGGGGTAGTGTTGAAGTAATTAACAGACTTTCACCTTCAAAAAGAAAAGCCTTGCTGGACGAACTCTTTGGAAAAGATAAAAACTCTATTTCCATTAGCTATCTCCGGTTAAGCATCGGAGCTTCCGATCTCGACGGTAGAGTTTTCTCTTACGATGACCTTCCGGAAGGACATACTGACCCGAGTCTTTCAAAATTCAGTCTAGTTAATGACAAAGATCTGATTGCTATGCTGAAAGAAATTCTTGCAATCAATCCTAAAATCAAGATCATTGCAGCACCTTGGTCACCTCCGGTTTGGATGAAAGATAATGGAAAATCAAAAGGAGGAAGTTTAAAACCTGAATTTTATAAG
The Chryseobacterium sp. W4I1 DNA segment above includes these coding regions:
- a CDS encoding NUDIX domain-containing protein: MKIKDTKNKETLQELIDTKDFVAHVSVDCTIFGFHNNILKVLLLKYHDLDLWSLPGGFVFNDEDLREAAARVLYERTHLQDLFLKQFHTFGRIDRTENNVHQILLNNKGIEVPKDHWIFQRFITVGYCSLIDFSIANTFPDAFNESCEWFEVNNLPKMAFDHDRVIETGLEYLRMNINTEVAASNLLPEKFTMKDLQSLYETILGQKFRRNNFQRKILSLNILDRLEKLYDGSANKAPYLYKFKTKVHNSANQYPISNDEES
- a CDS encoding PD-(D/E)XK nuclease family protein encodes the protein MKFLNKIIHKLLAQNPDLSEFNIVLPGKRPIVFIRQILEENNYSGFLPNFVTIEELIDKIADKQPVQGISLWLFAFDVYRRLGLIPRDDFSDFLKWFPTLQKDWDDILKFSESDEAVLQYMFDEERIKEWAQDLGEDDDVPRKKFLNFWQNMNIFLPALKKKLQERNWATSGMIHETAKARIVDFAKNTAEHFVFCGFNAFTPVEEKLVRSLLQWNKAQCFFQADRYYFDDERQEAGKFLRNHKTWKEFDDNRAFQWIEDDFNQPKNIKVYEVSGNVTQTKVLPEIFNEIENKTFSNTAVVLLDENLLPASLDVMYGVENLNITMGFPLKNLSFSNAVKQLFYLQKQLEKNKSSYYYRDIFPILEELPKSAEDELIISNFRTKIEERNIVYISKKLLEELLGGLSYYKLLKKADDTNIYLDMLIAFCRDIKWLEIDDIQYENVSHFENAFRIIKNQLSPYDFEIKMETLEILINQHVNSESIDFQGEPLRGLQIMGLLETRLLNFENVIMLSVNEGKLPLGNSQNTYIPFDIRRYFDLHTFLENDSIYAYHFYRLIQDSQNVHLLYNALSSGVNTGEKSRFITQIEMESSHQIEHLIIENSSEPIASQPIEIPKTEIVMERLEKWKEKVSASHLTSYLYNPIDFYLSKILRTSEADEIEEELSVKNYGNLVHYSLQEVYELLKGKVLKEKDLQNSIKGIDEYINIAIEKLKHQPEFYEKGMNYIHRAIAKKVIENVLNHDLELVRNGNTLEILDIEKRFENVDFYLDGNDKISFLGFIDRIDRLNGTLRIIDYKTAKIKNLTVKIDENNITDYFHNSERKQALQLCIYHYVVQNLPEFWGLPIETGIWSFAEAKKGVVSLQFDKGNIDDAMQSVKNLILEILNPDLSFIENIKPYSN
- a CDS encoding sugar MFS transporter; amino-acid sequence: MTAKLSQISLPLKLTFLIFSMVLNCMGIVILQLSEAKITYEKLGLLESFKDLPIAFISLFAVNFISKTGTKKALISALVIVGICSCLLPFIEDFWFYKVWFAIIGTCFAVGKICVFGIIRNNISDEKSLAKMMNSVEATFMVGIFVVNTGFGWLISSRYSEFWKFGFLSISILCAITIFLFLKLDISEAKKSESKSLISELSAFAKPATILFLAVVFFIVFVEQGFNSWLPSFYKNHLNVNSFFALQATSFLALFSYAGRTVTANIIQRFSLSRYYILCISLIILILLIILGIQYFDSVNSTVILFLFPVIGLFLSPLYPVINSKMIAKVDKEKINLFTSLIVIFSSLGSSVSSIIMSVLFGKQLLNYYPLYILLAVSVLFTVSLIYFRLAGKKI
- a CDS encoding T9SS type A sorting domain-containing protein, encoding MKKLSTLLLSFTAPFFFAQQAGDLVNVEQKLDLTPQGVVSFIANSLGDQNAPDFVSYLNGFNVGLKGYKITYYTKNEKNVLVKATGLLMYPNLNFKLSTVVSDHGTTDSRDNVPSNFKGALTAGFVVELSYVLNGYILMAPDYVGMGSGDGVHPYVDAATEAGATIDFVTAANKVLAQQGIKRYDEYFLAGYSQGAHAAMSTLKSLNTSNPTNLKFKYAYLGDGPYDFSGVTLNKGVLEKDFYPFTSFLANVLHTCNNTGYKTYNTSISEVISPEYLDKYNYHVIQDNGGLLWGPVIWRNLFTQNFVNDVTNNPNNNLRRCMKPKDVYDWYNKTPMTLGHSSVDLAIPPENTTKTIDVQRGYYAWWDLNKYKLESLFWGPLGHVGGILPFTLASNAKFNTLRSGGLLNQWAILTSKQQGGKSLSEINPLYSSQLKPDLGNMQLIAITDFNQEKAVSKSGTERSLSTLKDGVYLLKVQENNNDKMIPYIKNTPIEVPENEIIQSEINGVLKLKLPQDELIAVNIFDENKNLLKTVSQEQYASNGGIDIKDIDNQSNTFEIVTPFYNLQFKKSLTGHSLASKSEIFTQNRQILAKADNGIKSISIYSISGALILHEEINKPEFESKSLEPGIYVVQMVGTDGKTVSKKVKL